CACCAAGGCGCTGACCGCGGTTGCCAGGCTGCCCAATATTATCGCCACTGGCACAATCGGTATGACCGGAAAAAACGGGACATTGGTGATGCTTTTGATCCGACTCATGATCTTATCCTTCCTTTCGATTCGAGCTGAATTTGGAAGCGCGGAGGGAGGAGCGCAACCCCGATTTGGGCGTCGAGAATCAAAACCGCCGATTTGAAGGTGCCAAGCTCGCGAACGACCGCTTCGGACACATATTGAAGACAGTGGATTTGGACGGTGTTGGAGGTGTCTCATGCAATGTAGCGAGATCATGAAGAAGGACGTTGTTTGCCTCAATCTCCGGGATACGGTGCAGGTGGCCGCCATTCGCATGCGCGACGCCAACATCGGTTTTCTGCCTGTGATCGAGGCGAGCGGAAAAGTCCTGGGCACCCTGACCGATCGGGACATCGCGATTCGCCTGGTCGCCGAAGATCGCTCCGCTTCATCTTGCGCCGTCGAGGAGGTCATGAGCCGCGAAGTTGTTGCCTGCCGCCCGACCGATGAACTCGGCCACGCCGAGGTGTTGATGGCCGAGCACAAGAAGTCGCGCATGTTGATAACGAACGAGGACGGCTATCTGGAAGGCGTCCTCAGCCTTTCAGACGTCGCGCGGATGGAGGGTGCCCGGCGGACTGCCAGCACGATGCGCCAGGTGACCTCGCGAGAAGGGCGGCTATAGCGCTGGCGCTCGTCCGTAAAGTCTGCGCAGCTCGTCCTTGGCCCGTCGGAGGCGCGACTGGTCGGCAGCCGACAGCCCCTTGCCGGCTCGGTTCATGAAAAAAGTGAGCATCGACATGGCCGACCGAAATGAGCTGGTTTTTCGGCGGCGGCTGCCTTCGGCCGAGCGCTTGAGAGAGGCGGCGATTGCGTGGGCGCTTTTCTTCTTGAACACGCCCGCCTCGAGATCCAACGCATTGCTGGTTCGGGTGACCCGTTGCGACCAGCGGCGA
This genomic stretch from Polyangia bacterium harbors:
- a CDS encoding CBS domain-containing protein, which produces MQCSEIMKKDVVCLNLRDTVQVAAIRMRDANIGFLPVIEASGKVLGTLTDRDIAIRLVAEDRSASSCAVEEVMSREVVACRPTDELGHAEVLMAEHKKSRMLITNEDGYLEGVLSLSDVARMEGARRTASTMRQVTSREGRL
- a CDS encoding DUF3175 domain-containing protein — encoded protein: MSTTRKPTNRRWSQRVTRTSNALDLEAGVFKKKSAHAIAASLKRSAEGSRRRKTSSFRSAMSMLTFFMNRAGKGLSAADQSRLRRAKDELRRLYGRAPAL